The genomic stretch AGGGTGCGGCTAAATCTCCCATAATACCGTTCTACACGATGAGTAGAACGTTCTTCTCCCGAATTTGTTCGCTTAATTTCTCCACTGATGGTCAGCTGATTTTCGTCAATTTCAATACAAAGGTCTTCTTTCTTATCAAGCCCTGGTATTTCGGCAGTGACATAAATTTGCGAAGAGGTTTCTTCCACATCGACTCGATACAAAAATTGAGCAAGGTCCTCTTTCCCTCTTCCTCTTAGGAGATTGCTATTTATATCATCCCAATACTGGTCGAATATCCGAAAAGATCCATATGGGACTAATGGCATTGTTTTCACCTCTCTAATTATTTAAATTCTGGGCAAATCAACTCAAATCTAGTATGGCAATTCCTAATAATATCATACCCAGAAAATAATGAGATTTCTGAAGCATTAAACCCAATGTAAACAATTGGCAATTACGTGGTGGGAGATTTTCTGCTATACTTAATTGTTAAATAACAGTTGCAGAACTCTGGTTCTATGCATAAACAGCTTATCACCACTTATCTATTTTAATTAGCAAAAGCATTAGTGG from Desulfitobacterium dichloroeliminans LMG P-21439 encodes the following:
- a CDS encoding Hsp20/alpha crystallin family protein; this encodes MPLVPYGSFRIFDQYWDDINSNLLRGRGKEDLAQFLYRVDVEETSSQIYVTAEIPGLDKKEDLCIEIDENQLTISGEIKRTNSGEERSTHRVERYYGRFSRTLTLPAVVKADGAHASYKNGVLELSFLKDRHPAARTIEVDFH